One Bdellovibrio bacteriovorus str. Tiberius DNA segment encodes these proteins:
- a CDS encoding TIGR02285 family protein has protein sequence MKSAWGFLLFFFPWLLWAIEPPPQKPAVQWIVNDFPPFLVLSGEGMTVDISQAQGPFANIYQEIERALPGYSHRFVRVSFTRAEKLFSGQGGYCTVLLQKTKEREKFLIFGDELARAFPVGLVVHAKGTPGIADDQKDVDLKELLASGKFRLGVIQSRAYTRQIDDILSLSGHATKIVGDSAMGNLFLMLEKKRVNGVLAYALEKTDYERHNIAVPALKFLKVKNMPDYISVWASCEKSLRGEQILKDLTRAVREKNVKGKIYKYFMQELPPDMKKNYRDLYESPP, from the coding sequence ATGAAAAGTGCCTGGGGTTTTCTTTTATTCTTTTTTCCATGGTTATTGTGGGCGATTGAACCGCCGCCGCAGAAGCCGGCTGTGCAGTGGATTGTGAATGATTTTCCGCCGTTTTTGGTGCTTTCGGGCGAGGGCATGACGGTGGATATTTCTCAGGCTCAGGGGCCCTTTGCCAATATTTATCAGGAAATTGAGCGGGCGTTGCCGGGGTATTCGCATCGTTTTGTGCGGGTGTCTTTCACCCGGGCTGAAAAGCTTTTCAGTGGGCAGGGCGGCTATTGCACGGTGCTTTTGCAAAAAACCAAAGAGCGGGAAAAGTTTCTGATCTTTGGTGATGAACTGGCGCGGGCTTTTCCGGTGGGACTGGTGGTGCATGCCAAGGGCACGCCGGGTATTGCTGATGATCAGAAAGATGTGGATTTAAAAGAACTGCTGGCCTCGGGCAAGTTTCGTCTGGGGGTTATTCAAAGCCGCGCCTACACCCGGCAAATTGATGACATTCTATCTTTAAGCGGGCATGCCACAAAGATTGTCGGCGACAGTGCCATGGGCAATTTATTTCTGATGCTGGAAAAAAAGCGGGTCAACGGGGTTTTGGCATACGCCCTGGAAAAAACCGATTATGAACGACACAATATCGCCGTTCCCGCTCTGAAATTTCTGAAAGTTAAAAACATGCCCGACTATATTTCGGTGTGGGCATCCTGTGAAAAGTCCCTGCGTGGCGAACAGATTTTAAAGGACCTGACCCGCGCTGTTCGCGAAAAAAATGTGAAGGGCAAAATCTATAAGTACTTCATGCAGGAACTTCCTCCGGACATGAAAAAAAATTACCGCGACCTTTACGAAAGCCCGCCTTAA